In a genomic window of Deltaproteobacteria bacterium:
- the corA gene encoding magnesium/cobalt transporter CorA → MSGVHLDGLGGEPGDAAGPACGWVTIFDASTCDHRVFDEVRDLAHCPAPKGVTWVHTEGSERKDLYEEVGQLFGIHDLAIEDVVHTRAGPKVEDYENGYFIVARILNREDGEIGGMQASLYLGRNFLVTHVQKPHPLFSQVVEMLRAGVGKIRKLGPDFLAYLILDKIIDGYFPVLDEFDVELDELEDRLTARVSERILKRVHHIQRDLVVIRRLAWPMKEVVYALMRDEKGMFGKDAKLHLRDCHDHTTQIIDRTEHSRETAAGLLQFFHFTEDRQRNEIMKMLTMISTIFLPLTFIAGVYGMNFDRSHAWNMPELGWPFGYLFSVGLMALTAAVMLLYFVHKDWIGASEAPRWLVWLRRWRGKSARDDD, encoded by the coding sequence ATGTCCGGCGTCCATCTCGACGGTCTTGGCGGAGAACCGGGCGACGCGGCCGGCCCCGCCTGCGGATGGGTGACGATCTTTGATGCGTCGACGTGCGATCACCGCGTTTTCGACGAGGTGCGCGACCTCGCCCACTGCCCCGCGCCCAAAGGGGTGACGTGGGTGCACACCGAGGGCTCCGAGCGCAAGGATCTGTACGAAGAGGTCGGCCAGCTCTTCGGCATTCACGACCTCGCGATCGAGGACGTGGTCCACACGCGGGCGGGACCCAAGGTCGAGGACTACGAGAACGGGTACTTTATCGTCGCTCGGATCCTGAACCGGGAAGACGGCGAGATCGGGGGCATGCAGGCGAGCCTCTATCTCGGTCGCAATTTTCTCGTCACGCACGTCCAGAAACCGCACCCGCTGTTCAGCCAGGTGGTCGAGATGCTGCGTGCGGGGGTCGGGAAGATTCGAAAACTCGGCCCCGACTTTCTCGCATATTTGATTCTCGACAAGATCATCGACGGCTATTTCCCGGTGCTCGACGAGTTCGACGTGGAACTCGACGAGTTGGAAGACCGACTGACGGCCCGCGTGAGCGAACGTATCCTCAAGCGCGTTCACCACATTCAGCGCGACCTGGTCGTCATTCGGCGACTTGCCTGGCCGATGAAAGAGGTCGTCTATGCCCTGATGCGCGACGAGAAGGGCATGTTCGGAAAGGACGCGAAACTCCACCTTCGCGATTGCCACGACCACACGACGCAGATCATCGACCGGACGGAGCACTCACGGGAAACCGCAGCGGGGCTTCTTCAGTTTTTCCACTTCACCGAGGATCGCCAGCGAAACGAGATCATGAAGATGCTCACCATGATCTCCACGATCTTCCTGCCTCTCACGTTCATCGCCGGCGTTTACGGGATGAACTTCGACCGATCTCACGCCTGGAACATGCCCGAGCTCGGCTGGCCCTTCGGTTATCTGTTTTCGGTCGGGCTGATGGCGCTCACGGCCGCCGTCATGCTGCTGTATTTCGTGCACAAGGACTGGATCGGCGCGTCGGAGGCCCCGCGCTGGCTGGTGTGGCTGCGGCGCTGGCGCGGCAAATCGGCGCGCGACGACGACTGA